GGAAGTCCCTATTACCAAGATGGCTGGCTGGCTAAATTCCAGAAATAGCTATGCTTGGACCTAGAAATATCACTTACCAGAGCTGAAAAATGACTAACTACTGTCAGCCAAAATGAATTATCTAAATTAAGAATATTGAACATCGGTTTCGGGTGCAAATAGGGGCAAGAGTATGATTATGAGTGTATCCTTTTGTTGGAATGTTTGAAGTAAGTATAAAGCCCAGGGAATTTGAAGGTAACTAGTTCTCAATTATAATTTGTTTACAAAGTTATCTATTTATCCATATTTCAACTTAACCAAAAATCATAATGCGCACTTCAATGCAGTGAAATCATTAACAACCATCTGTTTTAAGGCAGTGCGtaatctatttgtctatctatctatctattgggtGATCCTGATAACCCATTTCTCATGGTATTCAATCAAATAACAAATTTGTGCAAGAGCCATGATCAGAGCACGTACAGTTGACGCTTTGGCGTCGTGTTCCCAATTCTCTAGTCAATTCTTTAATGCACGCATAATTCATCGAGGAAGAGGCTCTACAATTAAGTCTTTTGTGCCATCATTTACTTGCTTCCCATCAATATTGAGTAAAcaaccagttttcatcaaattTTATAATGGGTGACTATTCTATTCTCGGCCTGTCTGGCAAATCTCTTTTCATCGTGAAACATTTTTTACAATGCGAGTCGGAAAAATATTCGCATCATGTTTCGCacatgaaaatttcgtaagcagattcttttgtGGAGATATGACTACTGCCAACACCTCTCTATTTTTACTGCAGAGTTCTAACTGAGCTTGAATCAATCTCCCATTAAAAGGAGaagatttgtatttgtgtaggagtaAACAGTAATAAACATCACATACCATAAAGTGATTCTGAGCAAGTTCCTGCTACAACAAAATCTTCTGGTTCACATTCGCACCCAATCAAATCAAGAGCACAAATGTATGGCTCCTTAGTTGTAGGATCTACAGCTGCAATGACTGGCTCAACAAAATAAGGACCAAATCTCCTCTCGTATAGCATATTTTGTACCATAGCCATCAAGGTTTTTGGCTTCACACGACGACCCTCTCTGAAAAGGAATAGAgtattcaaaataatttcaatatttaatatGATAAATTTGggagtactgtaatttgtattttccctagcatacaaacctgtgGCTCTTtaacatatcattattatttcagctccgccaaaatgaCAACGCTATattaaagagcggaaggtttgtatatTGTGTCGGGAAAAAAACATTTTACTTATGCCTTTCCATCATCACATTGATTTTTTCAACTCCTCTAATCAGGATGTCACCTATTTGGCTTTCCCCTCCTAAACTTTCGTAGGCTATCACGTGCTTATGCCAATTCAaatcaatttaattaaaaaaaaaaatcaatcaatcaatctgtaatccatccatataccaaaggcacttccccaattttgaggggtagccgacatcaacaatgaaaaaaacaaaaacaaagaaggggacctctactctctacgttcctccagcctaaccagggactctgtAATATACACTACAAATTCTTAACTACAATTGATATAGCATCTGAATTAcataaatctttcttttttttaattaaccaGTTAATATTAATCACTTAGTTTCCTGTGCGAAGGTTCTCTTACCTCATTTCGTACATCTTGATGCGAAACTTGAGTCTCTGCAGCACTGTTTGGGTATCAGTTGTTAATCCTGGCAATCCGATGTACAAATTTGGTCCAACTTCAAAAACTTTCTGTAAACAAAATTCAAACACTGTTTGTTGCGTACATGCCACAGGTACATTCGAATAAGGTATAGCACTCATGAGATACTGTATTTCAGAATAACTAAAAGcttgaaaataatttttcatcaaaTGAGAATGTAATTTCAAAGCTATACTTAACAAAGGACCAACATAAGACTCACTAGAGAATAATCCTATCAAACCATACAGCTGGTGAATTAACAAATCTGTATTGTACCTTTTAAAACAGCACTGTAATGTGAACTATAGACAATGGTCGCCAgagaaatatttacattttatccgcttgtaataataataataactgtccaaAGCAAAATAGTCATGAATTGGATGACTTAAAGCAACTTACCTCCCAATCTTTAGATATGGTCTGTCCTTGAATACCAAACCGAAGATCGCAGGCTATGGCTGCACAATTCTTTCCACTCATGGCCACAACACAACCGCCATTATAATTCAAAATGCTCTGTAATGAGGAATAACATCAGTTGTTAAATGGACATAAAGAACTTGGAGATAGTTTGTATTGCTTGTGTCCCTGATGAAACATAGTTTTCGAGGCATGAAATTCTGTCTGAAATTGCAGAccaccaccacctaacctaacctaacctaagagccTTATCCTTACCTACTCGGTATACTGGGTGGGACTTCCCAATAGACTAttgtattcttagcttaccctattccaacaaactacattcaccccaaaaCTTatcttggagcctttgtagtttgttgggatagACAAGGTATAAAATTCCAAGTTGActgaaaaatgacaaacttataggagagtttgtatttttcctaacatacaaacccgaattctttactataggagaaatTCTAGCGTGAGCgtgaaaatacggcagaaaaaccttaacaaggtcgttaacaacCGGGTCGGTAATTACCcgcctgttagtggtggggggaccgccggtcggtagctgctgtttaccttcaatcggattctagctaggactatccttGGGGACGGTGATGGAGGGaacatttgtgtaaagaattcgggtttgtatgttaggaaaaatataaactctattataagtttgtcatttgttcctacacttgatacaaaccctcattctttactataggaggacatcgcctaagacaagttttctcccagttctatgagAAAAACGAAGGCAtaataatctccctctcgtgaacaaaagagaagtcctcccaaaggaggacatcgcctaagacaagctttctcccagttcaaTGGGAAAAAaaacataggcgtaataatctctctctagcgaacgagagagaagttctcccgaaggaggacatcgcctaagacaagtttttTCCGAGTTTtatggaaaaaacgtaggcgtaataatctccttctcgtgaacgagagagaagttctcccgaaggaggacatcgcctgagtcaagctttctcccagctcttgtGGGAAAAAAGTGtaagcgtaataatctctctcacgaatgagggagaagttcccctcgaaggaggaacaagccttttCTCCAGCTCAAGGGGAGAAAGCATAGTCTTCGGgaacgagatagcagaggtaaaactcgtcAAGATGTTCGCAACTCttcacgaaggagggaaggttgctgaatgcCTGAAGTGGGGAAGCTATCCTTTGGAAGGGGGATGGTTCTCTCACGCAGCTTAATTCCGAGGAAgcttatcactccctcgtaaggggaggttctctaacccctggaggcaaacctcctggcaCCAATCTATGTTTCCCAACGAATGCTACCtcataacatgggcagctcatgagctgccacatgaagcgcaggataacgaacagagcggccgaagcgATCAgcattgtgttctacgtcgctgctatctgggtattttctttttttggcctcTCTAACACATTTCCCCATTTTCTTCTGCTCTCAACAGAAGAgaagaagggccgaacccctgcatcatcttccgaggtttccgagagacCCGTAATCCTTAACTCcttagggagcaaaggaactggggaggTTAACCTGTCTGAAACAagagagcgagggattgaccccgcgagtgtatgaccggagatttgcatgtgtagcgctaattgcgtgcgaacacctTCCGTAAGCGGAGTCTGAAGACTCTGCcttaagagtaaaactcttgatggtcaGGGGCGCCGTGTTGGTTGAGCGTATGCGAACACTCCAcgcgacaagagtccgaagactctctgtcataagagtaaaacttttggtgacttgtttcacgagaaccagaaggttcagcgtgatcgtgtatgtccctagaggttgtgttgcgagaacacGAAGGGCCAGAGCGACGGGAAACGGAagtttcccttgtcacgagacaccgaagtgtcagagtgactaaaagCACAagagcccgaggtttcagcaacttgagtTGCGAGAAAAAGAAAGGATAGCGCAccaggaaaccgaagtttccttgtcacgagatcccaaagggtcagagatcaaGAAGTCGAAGGTAAGAGAGATCTTCCCTGAAGATAACGAGTGAAAGCGAGGAGAAACGCTCTTTCTGACTTTTCTAGAGcaaacggagaccctcaaactattatgtgaagaagagggttcgaggtcaggacgtgctttgcccttggctgCTCTCCTGGcatcttagatgatccctcgcaagagaaagacgacagtgaggcagaacgatgacgagagggagcgttcttcttaggtttgtgccaagagcgcttatagtctcaaggagagacagaaggcgagaacgatgatgtctcttcctatatcgcctgtctcttcggcaagaacatctaggtgaaggcgcgctggctctccttttcctcttctctctctccctcctgacctCCGAAGAGGGCGATGACGAGGAGGAAGCGATCTTCTTATGTtagtgacgagagcgcttatcgtcctacggcgagacatctcgtgaagagatagaaggcgaggaagagcgagaacgataatgtctcttcctatgtcacctgtgtctccggcgagaacgtctgggcgaaggagagagagctctccttttccttttctctctctccctcctagcctctaaagagggcgaggaggaggaggaggaggaggaggaggaggaggaggaggaggaggaggaggaggaggaggaggaggaggaggaggtactgcaaTGTTTGCGCTCGCGACGTTGTAATTTGTAGATGCGCAACGGAGTGCGAAGTAGGCGCcgcaggagctgaagttactaACTACACCAAAACTTCCGTGGGCGCAGACTGAGTTGATGGAAGGTAAGCAAGGTTCGGAACTCCCGGGGGTTCCAAAACAGTAGGGACCTGAGGCACTACCTTGCCCGCAAGGAACTGGTTCTAAACTTACCCCGAAGGGGAACCAGGAGGTCCAaaggcaggccataccgctcgtacaaGATCTGGAATGGAAGCAGTAACAGAGTTATTCTCGTTGGCAGAAAGTATTGCCCCACTGGGGGAGGCAACGTGATCCGCCTGAAcaagaggaatgggggttaaaacaatggtgccactcttcctgGACTTCCCCTCGGAGGGAGGCaggcaaggaagagaggaagagtTTGAAGGGAGAGAtcaagaggccgaagaagaggtccGTGACTCCTTACCTTCGacggcatagggaaagaggatccacctccagcggcgaCATAAAGGTGCCAGTAACACTTCCTCCTAATAGAGGACCTcactctaacaaagaaaaagaaaaaggattaataaaaaaaacaaaaaaaagagaggctagtctgccagtcaaataaaagcaggagcagcggtgttaccactgcgacggctagaattcaattgaaggtaaacagcagctactgaCCGGTGGTCCcgccaccactaacaggtgggtaattacctgcccggtcgttatcgaccttgttaaggtttttctgccgtattttccagctcgcgctagaatatctcctatagtaaagaatgagggtttgtatcaagtgtaggaacaaacaaCACTTAAAAAGGGAAACAtaaaagaacaccacctaacccaaGAGTTctggtaaattttcatattttaacaaTAGTTTTTACAGCTTTTACAATGCCAATATGGTGTAATTATAGGAGTTTCgaatgtttttgataatgatttctggtGGATATCCATAGTTTCTGAGTTATGGTGGGTCAATTACCATTACCGAAAAGCTATGGTTTTGCACTTGATACCGTCAACAATTACAttcaaaacatcttaaaatttaGTGTAGTAGTCTAATTGTGGTGATATTCAAATTAACCTTTTTAAACTTTGTTATTCCTGCCAGTTATCGTAATAATTAAAAtcgagtaatagtaatgaaacattgGATCTTTTCTTTGCCAGGACTTCCAGATGcatggaaaacaattttttttccatctaaTTTCTTGTGGAGTCATTTGTAGTAGTGTTCATCATACTACAAATACTTCCTTGATTAATTGAGCTAATGACATACTGGTTTTGGCTCTGCCTTATGCTCGCTTCGGTTGCGATTAAGTATCTCACTTCTCCTATGTTTTGGCAAGCGGAACATGTTTCGCTATGTGCGTTAGCTCAATGGGCTGGTATTTTggcattatttattaattatataaacTTAAAGGTATGAATACACACTTAAAAAAGGGGTGAGTTATCACTTCATGCTCCAGCATCTGTTTGAACTTGGACTTTGCTTCCATTTCCAATGAACACACTAAACATACCAAAAGCATGTTTCTACCCttatcttttattattaacatgataaataaaataagcgCTATGATTATATTGCACATTCCaatgttgaaaataaaaaacaGGTTCAAGAAATAAACATTGGGACATTCATTCTGTTTGAACAAGTAACTTAGGACAGAAGCAGTGTTTTTTCTGAATTACTGGATGGAAGGAGGCTCCTGTCCTGTGGCCTGTACCATGATGATGAAAGGAGCAAAACCAGTATTTTCTTATTAAATTCTGTAACTTCATTGATAGAGGTTTCTGCCAGTAGTttatgggattcaaaatagtgtatttgtaaagatctattcaattacatGAGTTTCAATGACCTAACTAATACTCCACTGTTCTATAAttaaactacattaaaaaaaaaaaacattaaaatatacattgtACCAGTATAATTACATGATATTCAAATTAACTTTTATAAAGTTTGTTGTTTCCAccagtcatcatcataaaaaatCAGTAATCGTAATAAAAAACGTTCAAGAAAATAATGTAcagagaagaaaatgtttgttttaccAATATATATAGTACTGTTTTCCCAGTATGGTTTCCCCACCCAAACTCCTGGGTTCCCACTGGAGGTTCCCCATTATCGAcggatataggtatatatatatttcataagtatttatttgtagtgaaaataagtgtcattttcaaagaaaacgggcGTTTTCTAaacgaaaaaaaatgtttttttagtaGAAAACTCTTCCCTTTCCGTAACTACAATAAAACCTAAAACTTAAAACCTAAAactgagtacagtactgtactagtaaCGAAACACTGTCAAAAGAGTGGAGCTTTAGTTAGCCAAGACAAGCATAAAAAACATGACTTTCCATTCCGTTTTCTATGGAGTTGTTCGTATGTGTTCATCGTATTACAAATACTGCCTTACTTAATTAAGCTAATGATTTATTGGATTTTGCTCAGGCATGTACTCGCTTTGCTtacaattaaacattatctcactgcttcTATGTTCTGGCTCATGGAACATGTTTCATTACAAGCGTTAGCCTCGTGCGATAGTATTTtggcattaattatcaattatgCAAACTTAGAATTTGATTACCTTGGTTATTATTACTCAGCGATTAATGGTTATGACAGGTAAACGAATGTACTTTTAATGATTTAAACATTCTAATTAAAATACCttgaggaaaataataaaaatataaaataaaacccctaacctaacctaggtgccATATCCTTACAAGAAAGAGCTTAGCCAATGAGAGGATATGAAAAATTATCTTAAGTGTCCGTGGCCGGTGTTAGCGTTAATATTTACCAATAACCAATAACAaggggtaaaaaataaaataatttagaaataatgtaTTCTAGCTTATAGCCAAGTAACAAAGCTTTACGCCTTCATGGTCCCACAACTAGCCTCCCACACAAAATAATCGGTAAAATTATCTTTACGGACGggacaacattttgaacagaacaTAATTTTTCCagtagtaaataacatgatttaaatgaatttgaccttcatttcaacggtAAACTAGCAGAACAACAAGTTCAAATACTTCGTTCCCCACTACACACTCACTAAAACAggtataattgaaatatatatttcactcaATACTTATTTGCGGtctttaaccgaatttgaccttcatttcaacggcAAACAAACAGTACAACCAATTCGACTACTTTGGTCCCCACTACATACTCACTAAAACAGGTATTATTGAAATATACATTTCACTAAGTATTTATTAGCAGTAAAaatgtgtcattttcgaagaaaacggggagcctttgtatatcagtggccagttcttcttgtgttgattaaaaatggacatccaTTAACTTAAACTTTTCCctataacctaacctacaagccgtgtccttacctacttacctccCCGCCGTGCCTGACACTGCCGTATTCTTTATTAGACATAAACTTtaccatacatacaggtggccgctatcgcaCATACACCCCCCTACTTACCTAAGTGGATGAGGGGATAACGACCTCTTGCAACCccacttacactgccgtattctaagtcagcTACCATTTAACATACAGTGGCCACTTTCATACATGCATCCAGAAAACAGTTGTTTTTCAATAGGAAAATGCTGCTTTTTAATAATAAATCTTTCCCCGTACGTAACTATAATAACACCATAAGTAAAATAAAGAAAGCCGTATGAAGAGGCATGAGGTTCCGGACGTAGGTGAAGGATTTACCTTCTCCTACAGCAATATCTGAATTGCTAACATATAAACTAGTGTAATAAAATTTACTATTATATGTTAACTACTAATAAGAACATTATATTACCATTTTTGATGGGATAAGTGCACCGTATAATACCAAACTGTAAAATGCCGAGCCTTCAAAATGCTATGTCACGAAATTGGCGTTCTTCTTATGCCGAGACTGTAGTAGATTTTAGGGATAGATGTTtacccagggttgccagattatttagactggattatcgtacatgagccttaaaattgtcgtttttcaaccaaatttatcgtacacagtttcaatataattattaaggagttacatgattgacttttcaaaatattttattataattatttaattaaacacatacatttgtatatacctaaggtatgtatcgtacatcgtactggacctaaaataattgtacatgtatgataattatcgtacgaatggcagccCTGTGTTTACCATTGCTTAGGGATGCATTGCATATGTAACGGCTCATATAGGCCgctccacaattattattattattattattattattattattattattattattattattattattattattattattattattattagcaaagctacaaccctatttagaaatcaggatgctataaaccgaagggctccaacagggaaaaatagcttagcgaggaaaggaaatgaataaactacaagagaagtaatgaacaatttaagtaaAATATCGAGAACAGctgcagcattaaaataaatctttcatatataagcataaaaaacaagaggaagaaatataagatagaatagtatgactgagcgtaccctcaaacaagagaactctaggccatagtacagagactatggcactattcatgactagagaacagtggtttgattttggagtgtctgttactattactatttttcatcttttgaGCATGTAATAGATGAACTCTATCTTTTATATAGTGCCTCAACTTTAAAATGGATTTTCGGTACAGAATGATGCTTAGATTTGTTTTCTAATCTATATACAttaatttccttttgttattttggtatttggacaattctatcctgttcgtaatactaggcagtcagttaattctaatagccaggccttctccatcatgaggctcaatactacacagtattctagaagttttattccagctgtgaccaagttgtggaatgatcttcctaatcgggtatagttgaatcagtaggatttcaaaagttcaaagttggagcaaatgtttttatgtagaccaggctgaca
The nucleotide sequence above comes from Palaemon carinicauda isolate YSFRI2023 chromosome 18, ASM3689809v2, whole genome shotgun sequence. Encoded proteins:
- the Prosbeta3 gene encoding proteasome subunit beta type-3 gives rise to the protein MSILNYNGGCVVAMSGKNCAAIACDLRFGIQGQTISKDWEKVFEVGPNLYIGLPGLTTDTQTVLQRLKFRIKMYEMREGRRVKPKTLMAMVQNMLYERRFGPYFVEPVIAAVDPTTKEPYICALDLIGCECEPEDFVVAGTCSESLYGMCETTWREDLGPEELFECISQSLLNAVDRDALSGWGAVVHVLEQDKVTTRYLKTRCD